In the genome of Luteitalea pratensis, the window CGATGAATGCTCGCGGGCGATGAGGGCCCGCAAGCCCTCGTGCACCAGCGCCGTCTTCTCCGTGACCCCCGTGAGCCGGCGGGCCTCCTCCAGCAACGTGTCGTCCAGGATCATGGTCGTCCTCATGCATATGAGTATGGCTCATTTCGTGCCTCTCGTCGAGCGGGAACGAGGGCGGTCCAATCGGGACGAACGCAGAACGCTGGATGCCGAACGCCGAGCAGACCGTCAACTGCATCGTCAGCGTCAACGAGGCACGAACCGCGCCGTTTGAACACCGTGGACTGGCGCAGGGAACCTGGCGTCGCGGATCGCCGATGTGGCAGGAACTGCCGCGGCGGAGGGGGATGGGGGTGGCAAAAAGGCATGCCTCATGCCTCATGCCTCATGCCTAACGCTTGACGCTTGACGCTTGAGGCTTGAGGCTTGAGGCTTGACGCGTCGGGGCCTGACGGCGAACACACGGCGACATGAGGATCGAGGCGGCGGCACGCCGGCGCGCAGGCCGCGGAGAGGCCACCACACCGACCGGGCGCCGAAGCTGAGGCACGCGCCAAATGTCTTCGGACTCAACGTGTCCGGGCGTCCAGACGCCATCCGGCAACCAACGCCCTGGCCGGACGCTCGACGGAGTGGCTACCTGGACGGAGGCCTACTCGCGGTCGCCGCGGTCCTTGCGCACCATGACGCGGCGGCCGCGCACCTTGGCGTTGCGCAACGAAATCATGATCCGCGTGGCGAGTGCCTCGGGGACGTCCACGAGCGACGACTCCTCGCCGATGCGGATGGCGCCGATGACGCCGCTGTCGACGTCGGCCTCGCCCGCGATCGCGCCGACGAGATCGGCCGGCCGCACACCCGCTGCCTTGCCGATATTGATGTGCAGCACGGCGCGGGCACCACCGGCGCCCCGTGGCCCGCCGGCGCGCGACGGACGACTCGGCGGACCTTCCTTGCCCTCACGAGCGCGACGGGGTCGTTCCTCATCATCCCGGCCGCGGGCAGGGCGTTCGGAGTACGCCGGCCGACGCTCGGCGGCGGCCATGGCTTCGTCGAGGGACGGTCCTGCCGCCGCCTCTCCGGCCTCGCGCTTCGACCCACCCTTGGCCTTCCCCTTCGTTGTCGTGGTGCCAGCCGGATCGTCGTGCAGCAGGCGGATCGCCGCCGCGGCGACGTCGAGCACGTCGAACTCCTGCGCGAGACGATCGACAACGGCACGGGCCTGCTCGAGGCCGCCTTCGACGATCTGCGCGCGGACGGCGGCAAGCGTCGTATCCAGCCGACGTGCCTGCAGGTCCGCTTCGGTCGGGATCGGGAGGATCTCGATCTTCGACCGGACGGCTCCCTCGATCGACCGCAGTTGGCGATGCTGTCGCGGATCGACCAGGGAGATGGCCATGCCCTCGCGACCGGCGCGGCCGGTGCGGCCGATGCGGTGCACGTACACCTCGGGCGTCATCGGCAGGTCGTAGTTGACGACGTGGGAGACGTGCTCGATGTCGAGTCCACGCGCCGCGACATCGGTGGCGACGAGCACGTCCGCCTGCCCGGTGCGGAACATCTGCATCACGCGATCGCGCGCCTTCTGCTCCATGCCGCCATGCAGCGCCTTGGCGCCGTAGCCGTGGGCTGCGAGCGTGTCCGTGAGCTCGTCGACCTCGGTGCGCGTCCGGCAGAACACGATCGCCGACGAGGGCGTCTCGACGTCCAGCACGCGCCCGAGCGCCGCGGTCTTCTGCTGGCGCGGCACCAGGTAGGCCACCTGGCGGATGCGTGGCAGCTTGCCCGCCGCACGCTTCTCCTTGGCGATCGCCACCCGCACCGGATCGGTCAGGTGCGTGGACGCGATGGACTCCAGCCGTGGCGCCATCGTCGCCGCAAAGAGCGCCGTCTGTCGCTCGTCCGGGGCATTGGCCAGGATGCTCTCGATGTCCTCGGCAAAACCCATGTCGATCATCTCGTCGGCCTCGTCCAGCACCACGATCCGCAGCGCGCGCAGATCGAGTGTGTGACGGCGGAGGTGATCGAGCGCCCGTCCAGGCGTGGCGACGACGATCGACACGCCGCGGCGCAGGGCGCGGATCTGCACGTCCATCGGTGCGCCGCCGTAGAGCGGAGCCACCGCGAGGTCCGTACCGCGGGCGTACTTGTGCAGTGCCTCGGCGACCTGCATGGCCAGTTCGCGCGTCGGCACCAGCACGAGACCGCGAGGGGCGAGGCTCTTGGCGCCCTTGCGCGACAGCAGTTCAATCATCGGCAGGGCGAAGGCGGCGGTCTTGCCGGTGCCCGTGCCAGCCATGCCGAGGACGTCCTTGCCGTCGAGCAGCACCGGAATCGCTTCGCGCTGGATGGGGGTGGGCTCCTCGTAGCCGAGCGCGGACACGGCAGAGACGAGGGCATCGGACAACCCGAGGGAGGAGAAGCCGGTGGGGGCTTCGGAGGAGGGATCGGTACTCACGAGAAGATCGTAGCAGTTCGAGAGAAGTGGGGCCGACGCCCGGTGTTTGACGAGTGCGCCGGGAGGCTGTCACCCTCGGCGTCATGGCTCCGTTGACCGACACCGTGCAGGCATTGATCGCGGCTGATCCACAGGGCGGGTGGCTGCGCCGTATGTTCGAGCAGCTCGAGGAGGTGCACTGGGGCGCCCTTCGTACGCCTGGCACGATCACGGCGGGCCCGGTCGTTCGCGAGGTCCCGCTGGTCGATGGCGTGGTGACGATGCCGTGCGTCGTGGAGACCGATACGTTGTTACTTGCCCTCGAGGATGCTCGTTCGACGCCCCTCGCCACCGGGACCGCCGCCGATCCGAAGCGGCACCAGGTGTCCAGGGTGATCGAGGCTCTCCGCGTGCTCGCCAGGGCCAGGACCACCGATCGTGCCCACGATGCCGACCCCCTTTTCGGCGTCATCGTCGTCGGCGGGTCCGACGTGCCAGAGCCGCACCGCACGACGATTCTCGAAGGGTTGCCGCACATCCAGCGCGAACAGGCCGAGGACCTCTACGCGAATTATTGGGGGCGGCTCGGTCCCGACGCGTTCGAGGCGCTCAGGATCGCTTAGGGGCGGGGCGACTGGACGATGCGGCGACGGCGACGAGCAGGAACGCCAGGACGAGGAAGTAGTAGTTGAGGAAGGCCTTCTTGCCGAACGCGGCGAGGAGGAAGCATGTCACGCCCAGGGATGCCGCGAAGCCGGCTGGCGTGCGCGGCGCACGCCACCAGGCGAGGCCGATGCCGGCCAGTCCCGCCGTCAGCGACAACGCCATGGCCATCTGCTTGTTTACAGAGATGCCGAACTGCAGGAGTTCGCGCGTGAAGCTGAGCGAATCGAGTCGGAAGGGTTCACGCAGCTGCAGCAGGACCGCCGATCGCCAGAAGGCATCGAGGTCGAGCAGCGCAAACGGCACGGTGACGACGGCCCCCACCGCGACGGCCTTCAGCACGAACCTGGCGACCTCGACCCAACGCGCAACTCGCGTGTCGCGATACCTCTTCGGCGAGACTTTCTCGGCGATTCCCGATTCCCGACTCCCGACTTCCGTGTCCTGATCCGTGCTCTCCGGCCCCTTCCCGGCGACTCCCGACTCCCGACTCCCGAGTCCCGATTCCGACGATGGCATGAGCATCGGCGCAAACAGGAGCCCGAGCGCCATGTGCTGCTTCGATGCGATCAGCAGCCCCAACGGTAGCCACGCGCGGTCGGGCCGGCGCAGTGCGGTGGCGACGGTGATCGCCAGCAACATGATCGGGAACGGCTCGGTCCACCCTTGTTCGAGGTGAAAGACGAGACGGGGCGCCAGGAGCAGGGCGGCGGCGCAGAGCAGTCCCAGGCCATCGGACATCCAGACGATCAATCCCGCGGCGACGACGATCGCCAGGACCTCGCTGTATCGCAGGTCGCCGAGGAGCGCGTAGCCGGGCCAGGCGAGCAGCAGGCTGAGTGGCGGATAGGGGAAACCGAACAGCACCTTCCCTCCCCTGCGCATGCTCGGCGTGTAGAACGCCTCGTCGGGCCTGTAGATGTCATCGAAGGTGATGACGTAAGGGCTTTTGCCGCGCGACAGTGCGGCAAACGCCTCGACATGCACCGGGATGACGTCGATGTGGGGTTTCGGGGATTCGCGCACGGTCCAGGCACCGAGCCACAGCCCGACCGCGAGGATCACGATCGCCGCCAGGCGGCGGGCCATTGCGCCATGCGCGGGACGAACGCTGATCGCCACGAGGCACGCCACGGTTACAGCCACGAGCAGGTCCGGATGCGCCGACGGCCTCGGGTCCGGCATGTAAAGCGCCAGTGGCTTGCTGACCAGCGCGGTGGTGCTCACGAGCACCCCGACCGTCAACAGCAGCCGGAACGGTTCGTCATCACGATCCGCATCCGTACCCCACGGCCAGCGGACACCTGTCAGCCCAAGGATGGCGGCAATCAGCGACAGGCCCAGCCACACGAGCGTCGGCTCGTCGTAGAAGCCCGCGGAGAGCTGGAGCGTCAGGCTCAGGCCGATCGCGGCGACGATGAGCCATCGTCGGGATAGCGTACGCACGCCAGAAGCGTGAGCCACGTCGGCGGTTCCGGCAAGGTGAACCTTACTCGTCAGTTCTCGCGACTGAGAACGACCCAGCCCCGGGCGACGAGTTCGTCGTCGCCGGCCAGGGCGTCGAGGGCCCACAGAGCGGGCGCCCGCACGACAGGAGTCGGGATGGAGACCTGCGCGACGTGGGCGAGGACGGGCGCGTGGAATGCGGACGCGCGCGCCGACAGGCGACGACTCGGACGGGTGGCGCGGATCAGGCGATCGGGGCGGGGATCAAGACACATGACGACTCCTCGAGAACTCTGACCGGAGCCGCCGCCATGCCGAAGGCATGGAACACGCGCTTGCGACAGCACCTGCTGTCGCCACATCGATGCCGGACTGCGACGTGCCCTCATGGGGTCGACGTCCCTGGCATCGGGGCACCCTGGCGTGTTGCCGGGGTTGCCGGGCGCGTTACCGCGCCACTCCGGATGTACGAGTCGAAGCGTGCCATGCAGAACAGGCGCAGCCAAGGGCTGCGCCTGTCATGTGGCGACCTATGACACAGCCAGGCCGTCAGGCCTAGCGGCGCTTCGTGCCCCTGCGAGCCGCCACTACCTTCCTCGCGACTACCTTCCTCACGACGGCTCTCTTCGCGGCCTCGACCACCACCGCCTTGAGGAGCTCGCGGGCCACGGCGTCACGGACGACCTTCCTCGCGACGGCCTTCCTCACGACGGCCCGTCGGACGGCCTTCTTCACGACCGCCTTGCGCACGGCCTTCTTCGCGGCCGCCTTGCCGACGGCCTTCCTCGCGACGGCCTTCCTCACGACGGCGCGGCGAACGGCCTTCTTCACGACCGCCTTGCGGACAGCCCGCTTCACGACCGCCTTGCGGACGGCCCGCTTCACGGCCGCCTTGCGGACGGCCTTCTTCACGGCCGCCTTGCGGACGGCTTTCTTCACGACCGCCTTGCGGATGGCCCGCTTCACGACCGCCTTCTTCACGGCCGCCCTGCGGACCGCCTTCTTCACCACCCTCTTCGCGGCGGCCTTGCGGGCGACCTTCGCGACCGCCGAGGCCGCAAGGGTCTCGGCAGCCGGCGTCGCTTCAGTGGCCGGCGTGCTGCCAGCGTCGATGGTCTCGTTCACGTCGTTCATCGTGCCTCCCATGCACAAGTGCCCGCACGCGCGGGTTCATTGGGTCCTTGCAAGGCCGTATCGGCATGACGCAAGGACATCTACAGGATCGCGCACGAGCATACCCGCAAAAATTTCAAGTGGTGAGGACAATCTCGCGAAGAAACCCTATCGGGATGCGCATGCGCGAGTCGTACGAACGTCTCGGTGCGGCTGTGAGCGAGTGGAAGTGTCTGTGGTCACGCTCTGCGACATTGGTCGCGTCATGCACCGCAAGACGCGTCGGTTGATCTGGTCGCAGCGGCACTGCATGTCCCAACGCTCGTGCGGCGCGCAATGGACCCGCGTGCTGCAGTTCATCGTGTGAGTGAGGGCGATCCCGTTTTCGATCGCTCGCGTCGTCGCAAGCGCTGCCCAGGCGTGACGTCCAAGCGCCACGTTCGCCAACCGAATTACTGCTGGCGAGTCCAATCTCGACTTCCAGCGTCCAACTCGCGATTCGCGATTCCGGGCTCCCGGTTCCCGATTACCGGTTCCCGATTACCGTCCCGATTCCCGGTCCCCGGTTCGCAGAATCGCTATACTCCCGGTGATCGTCACCAAGGAGCGTCCATGCGATTCAGTCAATGCCTGCTCGCCGCGGCCGTGGCATCCGCACTTGTGGGTCTCGGCGCCGTCACCCCAGAGATACCCGTGTCAGCCGCTCGCCTCGCGCAAGCCCCCTTGTACAAGAACCCGATTGCACTACAGCTCTACAGCTTCCGGGAGAGCTTCAAGACTACCGGCGTGCCCGCGACGCTTGCCAAGGTCAAGGCGATGGGGTTCACGCACGTCGAGTTGGCCGGTACCTATGGTCTGACCCGCGAACAGTTCAAGGCGGAACTCGAAAAGGCCGGCCTCACCGCGATCTCGACGCACGTCGACATCAAGCTGCTCGCGAGCCCTGCCGACTCCGGCAAGCTGCTCGACGATGCGAAGTTCTACGGGGTGAAGTACATCGGCTGTGCCTGGTTCCCGCATGAGGGGACCTTCGACGAGGCCGATGCCGACGCAGCCATCAAGGCGTTCAACGCCGCGGGCAAGAACGCCGCGGCCGCCGGGCTGCAGTTCTTCTATCACGCGCACGGATACGAGTTCGCCCCCGGTGCGGCCAAGGGCACGCTGTTCGACAAGGTCCTGACACAGACCGACCCCAAAACCGTGAAGTTCGAGCTCGACATCTTCTGGGCGTATCACGGCGGCGCCGATCCGGTGGCGCTCCTCAAGGCACATCCGGACCGTTTCGTGCTGACCCACCTGAAGGACATGAAGCCCGGCACCAAGAAGGACAACACCGGCCACGCGCCCGATGACTCGAGCGTCGCCCTTGGTTCCGGCGAGGTGCCCGTCAAGGGAGTGGTCGAGGCGGCGCGCTCGACTGCCGTGCAGTGGCACATCATCGAAGAGGAGTCGCCCGAGCCGGACAAGAACGTTCCGGCTGGACTCGCCTACCTCAAGTCGCTCGCGGGCGGCCCCAAGAGCTGACCCTCGGCATGTCCGGGCACGGCCCGCTCGGAGAGCGGGCCCTACCTTCGATGCAGTTACCCCTCCGCCTGCACGAGCTGCTGCCACTCCGCACACCCAGGCTGCGACTCGTCGAGCTCGACCTCTCCCATCTCTCCCCGCTGGCGGCGATGCTGGCCGACCCGGTCGTGATGCGGTACTTCCCGCGCGTGATGACGAAGGCCGAGTCCGAGCAGTGGCTCCGCCGTACCATCGACCGCTATCGTCGGCACGGCACGGGGCTGCTCGCCGTCCTGCAAGACCGCGACGGCACCACCGCGTTTCTCGGCGACTGCGGCCTGCAGGTCCGGACCTTCGCCGGCCGGGCGCATCTCGAACTGGGATACCACTTCACGCGTGCGGCGTGGGGACGAGGCTATGCGACAGAGGCGGCGCAGGCCTGCGTCACGCTGGCCTTGCGACACCTCGCGGTCTCGGAAGTGATCGCGCTGATTCGCCCGGAGAACGTCCCCTCCATCGGCGTTGCCCGGCGGATCGGCATGTCGCGGGCCGGTTGTGTGCTCCATTCGGGTCTCGTGCACGACGTCTGGCGGCTGACGCGAGAGGCCTGCGAAGCACTCGCCCTACAATAGGGCGGTCCCGACATGGCGCTCCGAAAGATCCCGCGCGCACCGCTCATCGCTCTCGGCGTGTTCCTCCTGATGGCGGTGCCGTCGTTTGCCGAGTTCTATACCGATTGGCTGTGGTTCGGCGAGGTCGGCTACCGGCCGGTCTTCCTGAAATCGCTCACCGCGCGGTCGGCGATGGGCAGCGCGGTGTTCGTGCTGGCCGGCGCCTTCATCGCCTTCAACCTGTTTGTCGCCCTCAGCGCCGTCCCCCTCCGCAACATCGTCGTCGTCACGCCCGAAGGACCGCGGACGATCTCGTTGCAGCCGCGGCGGCTGCGTCCGGTGGTCTGGATGGTGTCCGGGTTGATGGCATTGCTGCTTGCCGGCTATGCCTCGTCGGGCTGGAGCAGCTATCTCGCCTACACGCAGGCCGTGCCGTTCGGGCAGGTCGACCCCGTGCTCGGGTACGACGTGTCCTTCTACCTGTTCCAGTGGCCATTCCTGTCGCTGGCCCAGCACCTGTTCGCCGCGATTGCGCTGCTCTCCGTGGTGGGCACGGCGGCAGCCTACGCCCTGGCCGGAAACCTCGGCCTGCGGATAGGGCGCGGCGTGTTCATCACCGAGAGCACTCGCCGGCACCTGTCGATCCTCGTGGGACTGCTGCTGCTGTCGCTGGCGCTGGGCGACTGGCTCGAGATTCCGCAGCAGTTGTTCGAGCCCTCGGGCATCATCACCGGCCCGTCGTACACCGACGTGCACGCGCGCATCCCGGCGCTGCGCGTGCTGGCGAGCGTCGGCGTACTCGGCGCATTGCTGGCCGTGGTCCAGGCGTTCAGCGTGCGGCTGTGGCCAATCACGCTCGCGATTGGCGGCTACGTGCTCGTCTCGCTCGGTGGGACGGTCTACGCCACGGCGATCCAGCGCGTCTACGTCGCACCAAACGAGCAGGTGCGCGAAACACCGTTCATCCAGTACAACATCTCGGCCACGAGGGCCGCCTTCGGGCTCGATGCGGTCGAGGAGCGCCAGTTGTCGGGTGACGCCACGCTGACCCGCCGTGACCTCGAGAGGAACGCGGACACGATCGACAACGTGCCGCTGTGGGATCACCAGCCCCTGCTCGACACCTTCTCGCAGATCCAGGAGATCCGGACCTACTACGACTTCGTGTCGGTCGACAACGACCGTTACACGATCAACGGACGCTACCGGCAGATCATGTTGTCGGCGCGCGAGCTCAACTCCGAGAGCCTGCCGAACCGGACGTGGATCAACGAGCAGTTGACGTTCACGCACGGCTACGGGCTGACGCTGGGCCCCGTGAACGAGGTGACGCCGGAGGGGTTGCCGATTCTTTTCATCAAGAACCTGCCGCCCGAATCGACCGTCGACCTCAAGGTCACCGAGCCGTCGATCTACTTCGGCGAACTCTCCAACGACCACGTGTTCGTCAAGACCAACACCAAGGAGTTCCATTACCCGTCGGGTGACGACAACGTCTTTGCCGAGTACCAGGGCAGTGGTGGCGTGTCCATCGGGTCGTTCTGGCGCAAGCTGCTCTTCGCCATCCGCTTCGGGTCCGGCAAGGCGCTCCTGTCCGACGACCTTCGGCCCGACAGCAAGGTCATCTACTACCGGCGGATCAGCGAGCGCGTCCGCAAGATCGCCCCGTTCCTGACCTACGACCAGGACCCGTACATGGCGATCGCCGACGGGCGTCTCTACTGGATTCAGGACGCGTACACCACCAGCAACCGTTACCCCTACTCGGGCACCGTCGCCAGCGGCACGAACTCGTCGTTCACCAACGGCTCGATCAACTACATTCGCAACTCGATCAAGGTCGTCATCGACGCCTATCACGGCACGACGAACTTCTACCTCGTCGATCCGACCGACCCGATTGCGCAGACCTACGGCCGCATCTTCCCCGGGCTGCTGCGGCCACTCGACGACATGCCGGCGTCGCTGCGGCAGCGGCTGCGGTATCCGCAGGACATCTTCGCGGTCCAGGCGAGCATGTTCGCGACCTACCACATGCAGGGCCCGGCGGTGTTCTACAACAAGGAAGATCAGTGGGAAGTGCCCTCGATCGAGATCGGCGACCAGCCGGTGCGGATG includes:
- a CDS encoding DEAD/DEAH box helicase; this encodes MSTDPSSEAPTGFSSLGLSDALVSAVSALGYEEPTPIQREAIPVLLDGKDVLGMAGTGTGKTAAFALPMIELLSRKGAKSLAPRGLVLVPTRELAMQVAEALHKYARGTDLAVAPLYGGAPMDVQIRALRRGVSIVVATPGRALDHLRRHTLDLRALRIVVLDEADEMIDMGFAEDIESILANAPDERQTALFAATMAPRLESIASTHLTDPVRVAIAKEKRAAGKLPRIRQVAYLVPRQQKTAALGRVLDVETPSSAIVFCRTRTEVDELTDTLAAHGYGAKALHGGMEQKARDRVMQMFRTGQADVLVATDVAARGLDIEHVSHVVNYDLPMTPEVYVHRIGRTGRAGREGMAISLVDPRQHRQLRSIEGAVRSKIEILPIPTEADLQARRLDTTLAAVRAQIVEGGLEQARAVVDRLAQEFDVLDVAAAAIRLLHDDPAGTTTTKGKAKGGSKREAGEAAAGPSLDEAMAAAERRPAYSERPARGRDDEERPRRAREGKEGPPSRPSRAGGPRGAGGARAVLHINIGKAAGVRPADLVGAIAGEADVDSGVIGAIRIGEESSLVDVPEALATRIMISLRNAKVRGRRVMVRKDRGDRE
- a CDS encoding UPF0182 family protein, with protein sequence MALRKIPRAPLIALGVFLLMAVPSFAEFYTDWLWFGEVGYRPVFLKSLTARSAMGSAVFVLAGAFIAFNLFVALSAVPLRNIVVVTPEGPRTISLQPRRLRPVVWMVSGLMALLLAGYASSGWSSYLAYTQAVPFGQVDPVLGYDVSFYLFQWPFLSLAQHLFAAIALLSVVGTAAAYALAGNLGLRIGRGVFITESTRRHLSILVGLLLLSLALGDWLEIPQQLFEPSGIITGPSYTDVHARIPALRVLASVGVLGALLAVVQAFSVRLWPITLAIGGYVLVSLGGTVYATAIQRVYVAPNEQVRETPFIQYNISATRAAFGLDAVEERQLSGDATLTRRDLERNADTIDNVPLWDHQPLLDTFSQIQEIRTYYDFVSVDNDRYTINGRYRQIMLSARELNSESLPNRTWINEQLTFTHGYGLTLGPVNEVTPEGLPILFIKNLPPESTVDLKVTEPSIYFGELSNDHVFVKTNTKEFHYPSGDDNVFAEYQGSGGVSIGSFWRKLLFAIRFGSGKALLSDDLRPDSKVIYYRRISERVRKIAPFLTYDQDPYMAIADGRLYWIQDAYTTSNRYPYSGTVASGTNSSFTNGSINYIRNSIKVVIDAYHGTTNFYLVDPTDPIAQTYGRIFPGLLRPLDDMPASLRQRLRYPQDIFAVQASMFATYHMQGPAVFYNKEDQWEVPSIEIGDQPVRMEPYYTIMKLPGETGAEFIQMLPFTPRQKDNLAAWMIARSDREHYGKLAVFQFPKQKVVFGPRQVVARINQDQVIAPQITLWNQQGSEVIQGTLLVIPIEESLIYIRPLYLRASGGQIPELNRVIVAHQDRIVMAETLAAALDLIFPADGSAPPVSRPLEETRTTAPAAPLGGAGSAPGSADVTTDGASPTSPGGSSGTRQAAAPQPAINTPGQAPDMRSLVQQAESYYRAAMTAQRAGDWAAYGEQIRLLGRTLSDLRMADQRQAPTPAPTQAPRPARPSSPPPTPPR
- a CDS encoding GNAT family N-acetyltransferase, which translates into the protein MQLPLRLHELLPLRTPRLRLVELDLSHLSPLAAMLADPVVMRYFPRVMTKAESEQWLRRTIDRYRRHGTGLLAVLQDRDGTTAFLGDCGLQVRTFAGRAHLELGYHFTRAAWGRGYATEAAQACVTLALRHLAVSEVIALIRPENVPSIGVARRIGMSRAGCVLHSGLVHDVWRLTREACEALALQ
- a CDS encoding sugar phosphate isomerase/epimerase family protein translates to MRFSQCLLAAAVASALVGLGAVTPEIPVSAARLAQAPLYKNPIALQLYSFRESFKTTGVPATLAKVKAMGFTHVELAGTYGLTREQFKAELEKAGLTAISTHVDIKLLASPADSGKLLDDAKFYGVKYIGCAWFPHEGTFDEADADAAIKAFNAAGKNAAAAGLQFFYHAHGYEFAPGAAKGTLFDKVLTQTDPKTVKFELDIFWAYHGGADPVALLKAHPDRFVLTHLKDMKPGTKKDNTGHAPDDSSVALGSGEVPVKGVVEAARSTAVQWHIIEEESPEPDKNVPAGLAYLKSLAGGPKS
- a CDS encoding type II toxin-antitoxin system VapB family antitoxin — encoded protein: MRTTMILDDTLLEEARRLTGVTEKTALVHEGLRALIAREHSSRLRRLAGSDPEASVADRSRRRPKP